The following nucleotide sequence is from Natronosalvus caseinilyticus.
TCTGCACGAATCGGCTCGTTCATTCAACCCGTTTCGTCCGCTCGATTCGCCTCGTCCACTCGAGCCGTCCTGGCTGGATAGTGTCTCGTTCATCGCATCACCTCGTAGCTCATCCGCCCAGATAGGCATCGATGACCTCCTCGTGTTCCATGATCTCCGCCGGCGTCCCGGTCGCGAGAACCCGCCCGTCCGCGAGGACGACCAGGCGGTCGACCAGTTCGGTCAGCGTCTCCAGTTCGTGCTCGATGACGAGCAGCGTGAGACCGTCCTCGTTGAGCGCCTCGATGTGCGCGACGATCTCCTTCGTCAACGACGGATTGACGCCCGCGAACGGCTCGTCGAGCATGAGCATCTTCGGCTCGAGCATCAGCGATCGGGCGAGTTCGAGGAGTTTGCGCTGGCCCCCGGAGAGGGTGCCGGCGTACTCGTCGGCCATCGTCTCGAGGTCGAACACCTCGAGGAGTTCGAGCGCCCGTCGCCGGGCCTCGGCTTCGCGACGTTCGCTCGCGTCCGTCCGGCCGACGGCGTGCCAGGCCCGCTCACCGGGGTGGTCGAGCGCCGGGAGGAGGACGTTCTCCTCGACGGTCAGCGTCTCCAGTTCGCGGGTTCGCTGGAAGGTCCGGACGAGGCCCCGCCGCGCGAGGGCGTGGGGCGGAAGCGTCGTGACGTCCTCCCCGTCGAACGTGACGGTGCCGGCGTCGCTCTCGATGACGCTCGAGAGGCAGTTGAACGTGGTCGTCTTCCCGGCGCCGTTCGGGCCGATCATGCCGACGATCTCACCCGCCT
It contains:
- a CDS encoding ABC transporter ATP-binding protein, with translation MTLLAVEDIRRSFGSLVAVDGVTFEVQAGEIVGMIGPNGAGKTTTFNCLSSVIESDAGTVTFDGEDVTTLPPHALARRGLVRTFQRTRELETLTVEENVLLPALDHPGERAWHAVGRTDASERREAEARRRALELLEVFDLETMADEYAGTLSGGQRKLLELARSLMLEPKMLMLDEPFAGVNPSLTKEIVAHIEALNEDGLTLLVIEHELETLTELVDRLVVLADGRVLATGTPAEIMEHEEVIDAYLGG